The following are encoded together in the Lathyrus oleraceus cultivar Zhongwan6 chromosome 3, CAAS_Psat_ZW6_1.0, whole genome shotgun sequence genome:
- the LOC127129192 gene encoding nucleolar protein 16-like, giving the protein MSLNFVNFGFVDLKSALGKRRRDGKSALPQPLTSIQRLYISRLVEKYGADFQRMMMDIKLNPMQHSVATLEKLCMSYYIYKNKNPLIVGR; this is encoded by the exons ATGAGTttgaattttgtgaattttggGTTTGTAGATTTGAAATCGGCACTGGGAAAGAGGAGAAGAGATGGTAAAAGTGCACTTCCTCAACCTTTGACTTCAATTCAGCGTCTTTATATTAGTCGTCTAGTTGAAAAATATGGAGCTGATTTTCAg AGAATGATGATGGATATAAAGCTAAATCCTATGCAGCATTCAGTTGCGACTTTAGAGAAATTGTGCATGAGCTATTACATATACAAGAACAAGAATCCGCTTATTGTTGGAAGGTGA